AAAGCTATTGAAACGAACCATATTTTTTGGAACTGGTAATGCTCCTGAGATATTGAAGTATGCATTGGGTTCGTTTTGTTTATCAAAGAATTGTCTTCCAGGAGAAGGAAATATGTACCTTCAAGGAGCTTCTCAAATAAAAGGTGATCTCTATGTAGCGAATAATTTATTTGTAAAAGACAGCGGCCCTACAGTTTACAATTATAATTATAGTTATGGAACTTATACTGTTCCTTACTGGAACGATACGCTCTCCCCACAGCTTATTCCTAATGATTCTTCAACAAAATCAAAAATAGCATTAGGAGGTAATCTTTTTACTTTTACAGACGCAGCTCCTTTTATTAATTTTAACTTTTCAGAATTAAAATATGAGAGTGAGTACAGAAGTATCAGCAACTATTATCAAGCCCATTTAAACACGCCGGATGTTACAAATAGTTTTTACCAAAATGTAACCAATTCACCCGCTAATTATTTTACCTCTTCCGTTCCGTCGATTGTTAAAAGTAATTTCCGGCCTCCTATTATAGAAATTGCAGGTAAAAGAAACAGTTATAAATATAATTGGAATGATTCAGGTGTTTCCCCCATTCCTTTACCAAACAACAGAATGAATGATTCAAATACTTTATATAAGAGTTTGAAGATTTATCCCTACGATAAAAATGGAACGAACTTTGATTCATTTATACTTGAGGGAAACAACACGATCAATCAGTTTTCTTTTCCAGGGAATACCGAGATCACTGGACAAAGCAATAAAATCTCCAGATTAGAGTTTACAAATGGAGCTTATATTGGAGGGGATTTAGAGATTGGGTCCAAAAGTGCTTCAAATAATCCTAATACTTATCCAACTATTCAAATCAGAGGTTCTATTTTTGTTGACGGTGACTTAACCATTAATAATGTAAATGCACAGTTTGCATCACTCATCTATGTAACCGGAAAAACAACCATTGAGTATTCAACATTAAAGGGTTTAAATGAATCTTTAAAACCTCCTGGTTCCTTGATTGTTTTCAGCAAAGGAGATATTAATATTCAAAACAACAGTCTATACGATGATAACCCAAGCTACTTAAAAGGATTTTTTTATTCCGAGAGAGATATTGAAATGTATGGGGTAGGATCAAACATTTCTATAGATGGAGGCTTGTCGGCAAGGAAAATCATTTTGAATGCATTGGCTGGAAAGTACGCTAACCAGGGCCAAGAAGCTCTCATAAAATCCAGTGATATTAACTTATCACGGTTAAAAATCAATTACGATCCGGATATCATTGAAACATACGCCAACCTTAAAGAATCCGAACCGATGATTACAGATCTTGATGAGCCTGCAATCGCTGAACCTCATATGAAATAAAAAAAGGCCTTCTCCGATGAGAAGGCCTTTTGGCTATCCTACATACCTCGCAACCTTGTTCCTGCCCTGCTGTTTGGCGCCTGTGTACATGGCGCGGTCTGCATTGCGCAGGAGAGTGAGCGGATCCTCGCCCTGAAGTGGAGCAGTAGAAATACCGATGCTGGCGGTAATGTAGATTTGATGATGACGTTTGTCTTTTAGATCATCTTTAATGAGAAACGGATGCAGGGATATAATGCTCCGCAACTCTTCTGCCACGCGATAGCAAGTCATCTCATTCGTATGAGGAAGCAAGATGACGAATTCTTCCCCCCCATATCGTGCCACTTTACCGTTTTCCCCAATGTATTGTTCAAGTCGGCGTGCCAATTGAATTAACACTTCGTTTCCGCTTTGATGTCCATAGGTATCGTTAACCTTTTTAAAATGGTCAATGTCCATCAGGATGACAGAAAACTCCCGCTGAAAATAATTAAACTCATCATACATTTGAGAGAGGAGATTCTCAAAATATCGGTAATTAAAGAGTCCCGTCAAAGGGCATTGCTCGCTTTTGAGCTTTGTTGTTTCATAATTTTTTGCATTATCAATAGCTACCGCTAAATAGTTGGCCAGAATTTCCATAATCATCAGATGGTGTTTTTGAAACGTTTTTTTCTTCTGGTTCATAAACGTAATGACACCAACAATCTTCTGGCTTCGAATCATCGGAACGGAAATAATAGATTCTCCGTGCCCGTTAAAATGGCTCTCAGAAGTATCTCTCCATTGTTTTTTTGATGAGTAGAGTATACTCTTCCCGGTTGCCCAAACTTTTCCGCTCACCCCTTCTGTACGGAGGAGTTTAATATCATGTTTGATCATGCCCTCATTTTTCTCGTATTTCCGGATGAGTTTAAAATATTCTCCTGACTCTGCATCAAAGATATAAGCACCATCGACCAAAATAAACGAAGTCAGCTTATCAATGAACACATCCAGTATGTCATTTACTTGCAGATGCTCAGACAGCTGCTGGCCGATCTCACTGGATTTTTGCAGGAGATCATTGACCTGCTGGCTCGCATGGTACAAGTTGATGATGATGGACAGGCTTAAAAATGGAAAACCCACGTAAAAAATGGCCGGTGTACCAATCTGCGAATAGAGAACATAAAGGAGTACGCCGACAGGAATGACCAGCATCTCAAAAATAATATCGACCCAAAGATCTTTTTCAATAAAACGAACTTTTTGTGCAAACACATATGTTCTTACCACATATAAAAAGAGATGGTTCAATAAGAAATGTGCCAATATATATCCGGCAATCGGTATTAAATAAAATCCTTTGTTAAGGTCGTATGGGCCGGTATGCCCCCCGAGCAGCTCAAATATGATGCCGGATCCTACCGATATCCAGGCAAACATCAATGTATTGGTTAAATACCGATAATGCTCATTCGTACTGAAATACACCTTAAGAGTTAATGAGAATACAGCAATCTGAGTGATGATCAGGGAGAGAAATAATCCATAGTAAAGGAAAATCGCTAGCGAGATGCCGGTAATAAGCGAAATATTGGAGTTTAATACTCTGATCGGGAAAAGAGAAACGACCACGGTGAGTACCGTTAATACCGAAATATCAAAAAAAGAAATGGATGCAGGAAAATCATTCAGGGAGTAGCCTGTCCAAATTGCTGCTGGATAGAATATAACCCATACTATCCACATAACAAGCCGCCTTTTTTTATCCATGTTCCCTCGGTCCCCCTTCATGAGCCAAAAGTTCTATACCCTGCATACAGCTAGGTAAATACTATTATCTACTTATTGTAACAAAAGTTTGGAAAATTTCAATTACTTACCAATTATTTTCTTTAAAAATTTCTTGCACGCCCCAATAAAGTAGAGGGAGCCTGTGATTAGCAGGATATCTTGCTCTTTACCTGTTTCAAGAAAATTCATAAGAGCGGTCTCAAAATTCTCATCATATTGCTTTTTTTTCATAGTACTTTTTTCATATAAGGATTGGGCACTGTCCGCTCGATGATGCTCAAACGAAGTAAACATCATGGATGAACTGATCTCCTCCAACGGTTTGAGCATGCTTCCAGTGTCTTTATCCCTTAATGCAGCAAACAGCACATGAATGGCTTTTCCGGTAAAATGGCTTTTTAACGTTTCCTTTAAGGCCAGGATGCCTTCGGGATTGTGGGCACCATCCAAAATTATTTTTGGACGGTCGTTTACAACCTCAAATCGGCCAGCCCACTTCGCCTTTTTCATTCCATTGGTGATAGATTCCTCATCGATCACCCACCCTATCTCATATTTCAAGAGATCCATTGCCATTAAAGCTAATCCCGCATTGCTGACTTGGTGCTTTCCTGGCATGGCAATTTCCATAAGTGTTCGGTTTGAATAAGGTGATCTATAGGAAAATATCTCTTTCCCTTCTGACACCTTTATACGCTCCGTGTACATTTCTTTACCCAGTCTGTAGCATTTCGAGTGATTGTCCTTGGCTGTTTTTTCAATTACAGACAGAGCCTCAGCCTGATCAGTACCTGTAATGACAGGAACAGAAGGCTTGATGATCCCCGCTTTATGATGGGTGATCTCTGAAAGGCTTGAGCCAAGAAGATTCATATGGTCGTAGCCGATGCTGGTAATGATAGAAAACAAAGGCACGATCACGTTCGTCGAATCGTTCCGTCCTCCAAGGCCGGATTCTATTAAGCATAAATCCGGTGCACGTTGGCTGAAAAAAACATAAGCAGCAACTGTCACCGCCTCAAACTCGGACAGGCTGCCTAATCCTTCGTTTTCCACATCCCTGACAAAAGGCTTCATCTTCTCTATGACTCTTTCCAATTCCTTATCTGTAATCCATTTACCATCGAGCTGAATATGTTCTCTGACGTTAACTAGAAAAGGAGACGTAAATGTGCCTACGGAATATCCTTGTTCACGGAGAATGGCTTGAATCATCTGGATGGTAGAACCCTTCCCATTCGTTCCTGCCACATGGATGCAGCGCAAGGTTTTCTCCGGATTACCGAGTTTCTGAAGGATTGCCTTCATGCGTTCGAGGCCCATCTTCATCTCTCCTGCATCTGTCAGTTCCAGTTCATGGTTGATGTCTTCATAAGATGTAAACATCACGCTTCCCCTTTCGTATTGTGATATTTTCTTGGGAACGATAAAATAACGGTATAGTATTTGTAACACGGACGGAGGACAACAATGGCACAACCATCCTGCTGGATCATCTATAACGGCAACCTGCACCCAAAAAAATTCATGGACTTTGCCGAGTGGACGGCCAAAGCGGCTGAAAAAAAAGGCATTACACCAACAATTATCAAAAACAACGAACTGCTCGTTACATTTAAGAACGGAAAATCTATGATTTCTGGAAGCTATACAAATAGCTCTCCTGATTTTGTGATATTTGGAGACAAGGATATCTTCCTTGCCAAACAACTCGAAAAATTAGGTATTCCAGTATATAATTCTGCCGATTCCATTGAAATCTGCGATAACAAGTCGAGAATGTACCAAACCCTCGCAGACCACGGAATCCCTTTTCCAAAAACCATTATAGCACCAAAAGTATTTGGAGACCTTCATGATGAAAGCCATTATTATGCTATTGCAAGGGAAATCGGCTTTCCGATGGTTATTAAAGAAGCCTACGGATCGTTTGGTATGCAGGTTCACCTAGTAGAAAATGAACAGGAACTGCTTGACCTGATGAAATCACTAAAAAACACCGAGTATGTATTCCAGGAAATGATCAAGTCCAGCTACGGACGGGATGTACGCATCAATATCGTAGGCGGCAAGGCTGTTGCTTCCATGCTGAGAAAATCCGAGACAGATTTCCGGGCAAATGTCAGTTTCGGCGGAAAAACAAAGCCTTATACACCGACCAAAGAACAAATCAATCTGGCTGCAGCCTGTGCGGAAGTTACAGGAACAGACTTTGCCGGAGTCGACTTGCTGTTTGGCAATGATGGCTCTCCCCTCGTCTGTGAGATCAACTCCAACGCTCATATCCGCAGCATTTATGATTGTACGGGAATTGATGTAGCTCTGCATATGATGGATTTCATCCTCAATGATCTAAAAGAAAGAGGACCCTCACATGAGTAAAAGGGGATGGTTGATTTACAGTGTACAAGATGCTGAAAAGAATGCCTCCTTTATAAGCTGGATGAAAGAGGAGGCTGCAGCAGCCGGGTTAGACCTTGAACTTCGATACATCGAACGATTTGCATTTGGTGTAACGGAAAACAAGCTTTCTCTTTATTATGATAAACTGCAGGAACATTTACCAGCGTTTGCTGTGGTCCGGACGATCCATCCGCTCTTCTCTCTGCAGCTTGAACAAATGGGTGTGAAAATCTTTAATTCCTCTTATGTTTCAAGGGTGGCCAACGATAAGGCACGAACACACCAGCTTCTGGCGGAGGCTGGTATTCCCATGATGGACACCCTTTTCATCTCTCCTTCTTTATATCGTCCTGATTCTTTGCCTTTTGACTTTCCTTTAATTGCAAAGTTATCTTCAGGAAGGGGCGGAGAACAGGTCTACCTTGTAACAGAAGAACAAGAATTACGTGAGGCCCTTTCCGCCTATCCCCATCAAGAATGGGTGATACAAAAACCTGCGGCTCATCCTGGCAGAGATGTCCGGGTATTTGTCGTCGGAGATCAGATCGTCGGCGCAGTCCTTCGAAGTTCGGACGAAGATTTCAGAGCGAACTTTTCACTCGGCGGAAACGCTCAGTTCTACGATCTAAATGAGGAACAAATAGTATTGGCTCAAAAAATAATGTCCCATTTTGAGATGGGAATGGCCGGAATCGATTTCTTACTGGATAAAGACGATTCTTTTATTTTTAACGAAGTGGAGGACGTGGTGGGCAGCCGCACATTAAGTGCAACATCAGACATCAACATCGTTAGGACCTATATGGCCCACATCGCCGCACAAATAAAAGAGCCTGAAAGTGACTGATCACTTTCAGGCTTTTTTTATGCTTTCAGTTCTTGAATGCGCTGGCGGACTTTATCGCGTTTTTCGCTGTAGTCCTTTTCCTTTGCACGCTCTTCTTCGATTACTTTTTCAGGCGCTTTCTTCATGAAGCCTTCGTTGCTTAGTTTCTTCTGTACACGCTCGACTTCTTTGTTGTATTTTTCAACTTCTTTTTCTAGACGCTGAATTTCTTCGTCTAAATTAATCAATCCTTCAAGCGGCAGATACATTTCCACTCCGGAAAGTACAGCACTCATCGATTTATCTGGTGCAGAAAGATTGGTTCCAAGTGTCAGTGTGCTTGGGTTACAGAACTTCTCAAGATAGCTGCGGTTCGCCTCAAGCGCCTTCAGCACTTCCTCACTCTTGGCGTTGATCTGAAGCTCGATCGGTTTGCTCGGTGCCACGTTCATCTCAGAACGGATATTACGTACCGTACGGATAATTTCCGTAACGAGATTCATATCTCTTGCTGCTTCCGGGAAGTGAAGATCTTCACGCTTCGCTGGCCACTGAGCCACTGTGATGGATTCACCCTCATGAGGAAGATGCTGCCAGATTTCCTCGGTAATAAATGGCATGATCGGGTGAAGCATTCTCAAGGTATGATCCAATACGTAAGCCAATACGGATCGAGTCGTCTTCTTGGCTGCTTCATCTTCTCCATAAAGCGGCAGTTTCGCCATCTCGATATACCAGTCACACAAATCATCCCAGATGAAGTTATAAAGAAGTCGGCCAACCTCTCCAAATTCATACGTATCGATCAGCCTTGTTACATTTTCAGCTGTTTCGTTGAATCGGGTTAAGATCCATTTATCCGCCAGGCTCAGCTCTCCAGTGAGATCAATTTCCTCAACTTTCATTCCGTCCATGTTCATAAGGGCAAATCGGGAAGCATTCCAAATCTTATTGGCAAAGTTCCAAGTAGATTCTACCTTTTCCCAGTAAAAACGAAGATCGTTTCCTGGTGAGCTGCCTGTGGATAGGAAGAAACGAAGAGCATCCGCTCCGTATTTTTCAATAACATCCATCGGGTCAACACCATTGCCAAGAGATTTACTCATCTTACGTCCTTCGGAATCACGTACAAGTCCGTGGATCAATACATCATTGAACGGCCTTTTTTCTGTAAACTCCATGCCTTGGAAGATCATGCGGGCTACCCAGAAATAGATAATGTCGTAACCTGTAACGAGCGCATTGGTCGGATAATAGCGTTTGAAATCAATCGCTTCATCATCCGGCCAGCCCATTGTGGAGAACGGCCAAAGTGCGGATGAGAACCATGTATCAAGAACGTCTGTATCCTGCTCCCAGTTTTCTTCATCTTTCGGCGCCTCGTGGCCCACGTATACTTCGCCTGTTTCTTTATGGTACCAGGCAGGAATTCGGTGCCCCCACCACAGCTGTCTTGAAATACACCAGTCACGGATGTTTTCAATCCAGTGAAGATACGTTTTCTCAAAACGCTCCGGTACAAAGTTTACTTTATCCTCTGTTTTTTGAAGCTCGATCGCATTTTCTGCCAAAGGCTTCATCTTAACAAACCATTGTGTGGAAAGATAAGGCTCAACTACTGCTCCACTTCTTTCAGAGTGCCCTACGGAATGCATGTGGTCTTCGATCTTGAAAAGAACTCCTGCATCTTCCAGGTCTTGAACAATTTGTTTACGGCATTCGAAGCGATCCATGCCTTGATACTTTCCGGCATTTTCATTCATTTTTCCGCCTTCATCCATAACAAGGACACGCTCAAGGTTGTGGCGGTTTCCAATTTCAAAATCATTCGGGTCATGAGCAGGTGTGATTTTTACGGCACCTGAACCAAACTCCATATCTACATAGTCGTCCCCGACAATCTCAATCTCGCGCCCGACAATTGGGAGAATTGCTTTTTTGCCAATCAAATGCTTGTAGCGCTCATCTTCCGGATGAACGGCGATGGCGGTATCTCCAAGCATCGTTTCCGGCCTGGTTGTTGCGATTTCAATATGGCCTGATCCGTCAGCAAGAGGGTATCTCATATGGTAGAATGCGCCCTGTACATCCTGATGGATAACTTCAATATCAGAAAGAGCTGTTTTTGTCTGCGGATCCCAGTTGATGATGTATTCGCCGCGGTAAATCAGTCCTTTGTTGTAAAGCGTTACGAACACTTCACGAACAGCATCAGACAAACCTTCATCAAGGGTAAAGCGCTCACGCGAGTAATCGAGGCCAAGTCCAAGCTTTGACCATTGCTTGCGGATAAAGTCAGCATACTCTTCCTTCCACTCCCAGGCTTTCTCAAGGAACTTTTCTCTGCCAAGATCGTAGCGGGAAGTGCCTTGTTCACGGAGTTTCGCTTCAACTTTAGCTTGTGTGGCGATTCCGGCATGATCCATTCCAGGAAGCCAGAGTACATCATAGCCCTGCATTCTTTTTGCTCGGCTCAGGATATCTTGCAGTGTTGTATCCCATGCATGGCCAAGATGCAGTCTGCCGGTAACGTTCGGCGGCGGAATGACAATGGTATATGGCGTTTTGGATTCATCACCCGTTGCCTCAAAAAATTTGCCGTCCACCCAATATTTATACCAGGATTCTTCGGTTGCCTTCGGATCATATTTCGTTGGCATTGTAAGCTCTTGCTTTTCTGTAGACATGAACGTCTCCTCCTTCTCAATACAAATAAAAAAGCCCCTTCCGTCTCAAAGGACGAAAGAAGCATTGTTCGCGGTACCACCTTTGTTTGCAGAAAGCAGAAATAAACGCCTTTTGCACACTCATTGCTTGATAACGGTTTTTCGCCGTCTTCTTCTAGAAAGGCCGTCTGCCTTTGTTCAAAGAAGCTGCTCCAGGGCGACCTTCCACCGCTGTTTCCTTAGGAAATCTCTCAGCCATCAGATTTCCCTCTCTTTAAGGACAGTCGTTGTACTCTTCCCTTTCAAAGCAAGTTATATGATTTCATTGGTTCTATTTTAACTAGTAAAACAGGAAAACGTCAATAGCTTTCCCATTTGTTGTAACAATTATTCTATTCATGTACAAGAAATATGTGCATTCCGGCAATCATTCACGAATAGGCAGGCTGGTGAATACCATGATATCAACCTAGATGTACGAAAGAAGGATAGTTATGGCCAGACGCTATTTTAAAAGAAACCGCACGCCGTTTAAATTTCAGGTTCCCGATTGGCTTCGGACAGCAAGGGATATCGTAAGCCAATTTACAATACCGCTGATCGTGTTCCAGATCATCCGTACCATTCTGTTCCCATCCGGCATTGATTTTGTGATCCTGCTTATTTTAATCATTCTTCACTTTTGCTTTTCCTATGAGGTGTTATAAAGAAAAGCGGAAAATAAAAAAAGATCACATATAGGCTACTATATGTGATCAGTATTTTCATTCATATCGAGCGGTTCCGGCGGCGGCGGGGTCAGGATCAGATCACAGAAATCCCTGATGTGCCTCATCGCTGAAATTCGTTTTTCCAAACGGTGGACAAACTCGATTTGGCTGAATC
This genomic stretch from Fictibacillus marinisediminis harbors:
- a CDS encoding bifunctional folylpolyglutamate synthase/dihydrofolate synthase, producing the protein MFTSYEDINHELELTDAGEMKMGLERMKAILQKLGNPEKTLRCIHVAGTNGKGSTIQMIQAILREQGYSVGTFTSPFLVNVREHIQLDGKWITDKELERVIEKMKPFVRDVENEGLGSLSEFEAVTVAAYVFFSQRAPDLCLIESGLGGRNDSTNVIVPLFSIITSIGYDHMNLLGSSLSEITHHKAGIIKPSVPVITGTDQAEALSVIEKTAKDNHSKCYRLGKEMYTERIKVSEGKEIFSYRSPYSNRTLMEIAMPGKHQVSNAGLALMAMDLLKYEIGWVIDEESITNGMKKAKWAGRFEVVNDRPKIILDGAHNPEGILALKETLKSHFTGKAIHVLFAALRDKDTGSMLKPLEEISSSMMFTSFEHHRADSAQSLYEKSTMKKKQYDENFETALMNFLETGKEQDILLITGSLYFIGACKKFLKKIIGK
- a CDS encoding sensor domain-containing diguanylate cyclase, with translation MWIVWVIFYPAAIWTGYSLNDFPASISFFDISVLTVLTVVVSLFPIRVLNSNISLITGISLAIFLYYGLFLSLIITQIAVFSLTLKVYFSTNEHYRYLTNTLMFAWISVGSGIIFELLGGHTGPYDLNKGFYLIPIAGYILAHFLLNHLFLYVVRTYVFAQKVRFIEKDLWVDIIFEMLVIPVGVLLYVLYSQIGTPAIFYVGFPFLSLSIIINLYHASQQVNDLLQKSSEIGQQLSEHLQVNDILDVFIDKLTSFILVDGAYIFDAESGEYFKLIRKYEKNEGMIKHDIKLLRTEGVSGKVWATGKSILYSSKKQWRDTSESHFNGHGESIISVPMIRSQKIVGVITFMNQKKKTFQKHHLMIMEILANYLAVAIDNAKNYETTKLKSEQCPLTGLFNYRYFENLLSQMYDEFNYFQREFSVILMDIDHFKKVNDTYGHQSGNEVLIQLARRLEQYIGENGKVARYGGEEFVILLPHTNEMTCYRVAEELRSIISLHPFLIKDDLKDKRHHQIYITASIGISTAPLQGEDPLTLLRNADRAMYTGAKQQGRNKVARYVG
- a CDS encoding valine--tRNA ligase; amino-acid sequence: MSTEKQELTMPTKYDPKATEESWYKYWVDGKFFEATGDESKTPYTIVIPPPNVTGRLHLGHAWDTTLQDILSRAKRMQGYDVLWLPGMDHAGIATQAKVEAKLREQGTSRYDLGREKFLEKAWEWKEEYADFIRKQWSKLGLGLDYSRERFTLDEGLSDAVREVFVTLYNKGLIYRGEYIINWDPQTKTALSDIEVIHQDVQGAFYHMRYPLADGSGHIEIATTRPETMLGDTAIAVHPEDERYKHLIGKKAILPIVGREIEIVGDDYVDMEFGSGAVKITPAHDPNDFEIGNRHNLERVLVMDEGGKMNENAGKYQGMDRFECRKQIVQDLEDAGVLFKIEDHMHSVGHSERSGAVVEPYLSTQWFVKMKPLAENAIELQKTEDKVNFVPERFEKTYLHWIENIRDWCISRQLWWGHRIPAWYHKETGEVYVGHEAPKDEENWEQDTDVLDTWFSSALWPFSTMGWPDDEAIDFKRYYPTNALVTGYDIIYFWVARMIFQGMEFTEKRPFNDVLIHGLVRDSEGRKMSKSLGNGVDPMDVIEKYGADALRFFLSTGSSPGNDLRFYWEKVESTWNFANKIWNASRFALMNMDGMKVEEIDLTGELSLADKWILTRFNETAENVTRLIDTYEFGEVGRLLYNFIWDDLCDWYIEMAKLPLYGEDEAAKKTTRSVLAYVLDHTLRMLHPIMPFITEEIWQHLPHEGESITVAQWPAKREDLHFPEAARDMNLVTEIIRTVRNIRSEMNVAPSKPIELQINAKSEEVLKALEANRSYLEKFCNPSTLTLGTNLSAPDKSMSAVLSGVEMYLPLEGLINLDEEIQRLEKEVEKYNKEVERVQKKLSNEGFMKKAPEKVIEEERAKEKDYSEKRDKVRQRIQELKA
- a CDS encoding ATP-grasp domain-containing protein, giving the protein MSKRGWLIYSVQDAEKNASFISWMKEEAAAAGLDLELRYIERFAFGVTENKLSLYYDKLQEHLPAFAVVRTIHPLFSLQLEQMGVKIFNSSYVSRVANDKARTHQLLAEAGIPMMDTLFISPSLYRPDSLPFDFPLIAKLSSGRGGEQVYLVTEEQELREALSAYPHQEWVIQKPAAHPGRDVRVFVVGDQIVGAVLRSSDEDFRANFSLGGNAQFYDLNEEQIVLAQKIMSHFEMGMAGIDFLLDKDDSFIFNEVEDVVGSRTLSATSDINIVRTYMAHIAAQIKEPESD
- a CDS encoding ATP-grasp domain-containing protein, translated to MAQPSCWIIYNGNLHPKKFMDFAEWTAKAAEKKGITPTIIKNNELLVTFKNGKSMISGSYTNSSPDFVIFGDKDIFLAKQLEKLGIPVYNSADSIEICDNKSRMYQTLADHGIPFPKTIIAPKVFGDLHDESHYYAIAREIGFPMVIKEAYGSFGMQVHLVENEQELLDLMKSLKNTEYVFQEMIKSSYGRDVRINIVGGKAVASMLRKSETDFRANVSFGGKTKPYTPTKEQINLAAACAEVTGTDFAGVDLLFGNDGSPLVCEINSNAHIRSIYDCTGIDVALHMMDFILNDLKERGPSHE